A single window of Inediibacterium massiliense DNA harbors:
- a CDS encoding response regulator transcription factor produces MNDIKILVVDDEPKMRQVIKIYLEKDGYLVQEAIDGKEALEKIETHEFSLILLDVMMPKVDGWTVCRKIREESSVPIIMLTARSEEYDKLFGFELGIDDYITKPFSPKEMVARIKALLKRSNINPILNEQNIKIKNIEIKPLSKQVYLDHQEITLTPKEFDLLYFFAQNHGIVFSREQLLNKVWGYDFIGDMRTVDTHIKQLREKLGKYKTYIHTVWGTGYKLKAEE; encoded by the coding sequence ATGAATGATATAAAAATCTTGGTAGTAGATGATGAACCTAAAATGCGTCAAGTTATTAAAATTTATTTGGAGAAAGACGGATATCTCGTACAAGAAGCTATCGATGGAAAAGAAGCTTTAGAAAAAATAGAAACTCATGAATTTTCTCTTATATTATTAGATGTTATGATGCCCAAAGTAGATGGTTGGACTGTATGCAGAAAAATTCGCGAAGAATCTTCTGTTCCTATCATTATGCTCACTGCAAGAAGTGAAGAATATGATAAACTTTTTGGATTTGAACTTGGAATAGATGATTATATCACAAAGCCTTTTAGTCCAAAAGAAATGGTAGCCCGTATAAAAGCACTATTAAAAAGAAGCAACATAAATCCTATCTTAAATGAACAAAATATAAAAATAAAAAATATTGAGATTAAACCTCTTAGCAAACAAGTATATTTAGATCATCAAGAAATTACCTTAACTCCTAAAGAATTTGATCTTTTGTATTTCTTTGCACAAAATCATGGAATCGTATTTTCACGAGAACAGCTTTTAAATAAGGTATGGGGCTATGATTTCATAGGGGATATGAGAACAGTAGATACTCACATCAAACAACTTAGAGAAAAATTAGGAAAATACAAAACATATATTCACACCGTTTGGGGTACAGGTTACAAATTGAAAGCAGAGGAATAA